One window of the Rufibacter radiotolerans genome contains the following:
- a CDS encoding glycosyltransferase family 4 protein produces MKKLRVLMLGWEDQPILNGGVGKACFHLAEALATEVELTMIVPQADHLALEHHAEVVGLDTLDLEEIQQAPVAKSFDRFATTHRVPANLFPYEDPEESISYPVLTDPVEHEAAPVTTWPEETAPTNSPASIPKIGQPQISVATWAKGTINFEVIQFARYAARLASHKEIDVVYAHDWMTYLAGVEIKIQRKIPLVLHVHSLSFDRQVGEPLGWVYELETKALQAADLVLAVSERTARMIVKRYGISAKKVKVVYNGADRISSAPATPVKNKQVTFLGRLVAQKGPLQFIKIARQVLLHEPAAHFVLAGHGPQLEEARLLVEKLGIKDAVTFTGFLPPEQAEKLLRNSAVFCLPALSEPFGLAALEATQVGLPVVLSMQTGAAEVLPQANVADCNDIDGLAQHIVSLLRDKSLRKKQVEANQRALQHLTWDATADKVNEALQNVLLPKN; encoded by the coding sequence ATGAAAAAACTACGCGTATTAATGTTAGGATGGGAAGATCAGCCCATTCTGAACGGAGGAGTAGGCAAAGCCTGTTTTCACCTGGCAGAGGCTCTTGCCACTGAGGTAGAGCTTACCATGATTGTGCCCCAGGCAGACCATCTGGCGCTTGAGCACCATGCGGAAGTAGTAGGCCTGGATACCCTTGACCTGGAGGAAATCCAGCAGGCCCCCGTGGCCAAATCCTTTGACCGCTTTGCCACTACCCACCGGGTGCCCGCTAACCTTTTCCCGTATGAAGATCCGGAGGAGAGTATTTCGTACCCCGTTCTTACTGACCCCGTGGAGCACGAGGCAGCGCCTGTAACTACCTGGCCTGAGGAAACCGCTCCCACCAACAGTCCTGCTTCTATCCCCAAGATAGGGCAGCCCCAAATCTCGGTGGCCACCTGGGCCAAAGGCACTATTAATTTTGAGGTGATTCAGTTTGCCCGCTATGCTGCCAGGCTCGCCTCGCATAAAGAGATAGATGTAGTCTATGCCCATGACTGGATGACGTACCTGGCCGGGGTGGAGATCAAGATCCAGCGCAAGATTCCATTGGTACTGCACGTGCACAGCCTGTCTTTTGACCGCCAGGTAGGGGAGCCTTTGGGCTGGGTGTATGAACTGGAAACAAAAGCCCTGCAAGCCGCTGATCTGGTGCTGGCCGTAAGCGAACGCACCGCCCGTATGATTGTGAAACGGTACGGCATTTCTGCCAAGAAGGTGAAAGTAGTCTACAACGGTGCCGATAGAATCTCTTCTGCCCCGGCTACGCCGGTTAAAAACAAGCAGGTTACTTTTCTGGGCCGATTGGTTGCCCAAAAGGGACCTTTGCAGTTTATTAAAATAGCCAGGCAAGTTTTGCTTCATGAACCCGCTGCGCACTTTGTCTTAGCGGGCCATGGCCCCCAGTTAGAGGAGGCCAGGTTGCTGGTAGAGAAACTGGGCATTAAGGACGCGGTGACCTTCACCGGATTTTTACCCCCAGAACAAGCTGAGAAGCTTCTCCGCAATTCGGCAGTTTTCTGCCTGCCCGCACTGTCAGAGCCCTTTGGGTTGGCCGCCTTGGAAGCGACGCAGGTAGGTTTGCCGGTGGTTCTGTCTATGCAGACGGGTGCCGCTGAGGTATTACCCCAGGCAAACGTAGCCGACTGCAATGACATTGATGGACTGGCCCAGCACATTGTTTCCTTGCTGCGCGATAAGAGCCTGCGCAAGAAACAGGTGGAAGCCAACCAGCGGGCATTGCAACACCTGACTTGGGATGCCACCGCAGACAAGGTGAATGAGGCCCTGCAGAACGTTCTATTGCCAAAGAATTAA
- a CDS encoding glycoside hydrolase family 31 protein yields the protein MQDSIQDTNYMINDLVTQREEFFAGTVQRVEATERSVLLVCDNRVSLLVEAVSQNILKFRYATEGTFGRDFSYALSPGRPQHEVRLKVKELSDHIRLTTKFLICTISKEGLITRILDRSGNVLNEDEKGFHWEEHKEHGGDIVKMSKVNQPNEFFYGLGDKANNMNLRGKRVENWGSDTYGYVKGTDPLYKNINFYMGLHRRQAYGIFFDNTFRTFFDFGSERKEVTSFWAQGGTMDYYFIYGPSLTEVVQNYTELTGPPELPPLWALGYHQCKWSYYPENVVKNLAKGFRERRIPCDALYLDIDYMEGFRCFTWSKSHFPEPKRMVQELLEDGFKTVVIIDPGIKIDPEYWVYQEAMANDFFCRRADGPLYKGTVWPGLCHFPDFTREDVRTWWAGLFQGLIAETGVKGVWNDMNEPAVFEIGTFPNDVRHYFDGEPCSHRKAHNIYGMQMARATYDGVKNHAYPNRPFTITRSGYAGVQRYASGWTGDNIASWDHLWLANIQCQRLSISGMSFIGSDIGGFIETPDGELYIRWLQLGIFHPFCRTHSSGDHGDQEPWSFGEPFTSLARKFIELRYQLLPYLYTTFWQYTSRGTPMLRPLSFLDQTDLECYHRMAEFTLGDHVLLCPITQPKVEGRILYLPKGNWYNFWTDEMVAGKGEIWADAPLDKVPMFIRAGSVIPFYPVQQYVGELENPPVTLHVYYGTQPCVSELYEDGGEGYGYAEGGFQHKVFLTETTSGTFRLNQKINGAGVNANPYYSLIIHGLPAPTAQVLVDGQPMAWEVVDGINLLHLTVPAGFQEIEFHPVPVA from the coding sequence ATGCAAGATTCTATTCAGGATACCAATTACATGATCAATGATCTGGTGACCCAGCGGGAAGAATTCTTCGCGGGTACCGTTCAGCGCGTGGAAGCAACAGAGAGGTCAGTGCTCCTGGTGTGTGACAACCGCGTGAGTTTATTGGTAGAGGCCGTTTCACAGAATATACTCAAGTTCAGATACGCCACCGAAGGCACCTTTGGCCGGGACTTTTCCTACGCCCTTTCCCCCGGCCGGCCCCAGCACGAGGTGCGCCTGAAGGTAAAAGAGCTTTCAGACCACATCAGGCTCACCACCAAATTCCTCATTTGCACCATTTCCAAAGAGGGCCTCATTACCCGCATTCTGGACAGGTCTGGCAATGTGCTCAATGAGGACGAGAAGGGTTTCCACTGGGAGGAGCACAAAGAGCACGGCGGCGACATTGTAAAAATGAGCAAAGTCAACCAGCCCAATGAGTTCTTCTACGGCCTAGGCGACAAAGCCAACAACATGAACCTGCGGGGCAAACGCGTAGAAAACTGGGGCTCAGACACCTACGGCTACGTGAAAGGCACCGATCCCCTTTACAAGAACATCAACTTCTACATGGGCCTGCATCGCCGCCAGGCCTACGGAATATTTTTTGACAATACTTTCAGAACGTTCTTTGATTTTGGCTCTGAGCGCAAAGAAGTAACCAGTTTCTGGGCCCAGGGCGGCACCATGGACTATTACTTCATCTATGGCCCCAGCTTGACGGAGGTGGTCCAGAACTATACGGAACTGACCGGTCCTCCGGAGTTACCCCCCTTGTGGGCTTTAGGCTACCACCAATGCAAATGGAGCTACTACCCTGAGAACGTGGTGAAAAACCTAGCCAAAGGCTTCAGGGAGCGCCGCATTCCCTGTGACGCCCTCTACCTGGACATTGACTACATGGAAGGGTTCCGGTGCTTTACCTGGAGCAAGAGCCATTTCCCGGAGCCCAAGCGCATGGTGCAGGAGCTGCTGGAAGACGGCTTTAAGACCGTGGTGATCATTGACCCCGGCATTAAAATTGACCCCGAGTACTGGGTGTACCAGGAAGCCATGGCCAATGACTTTTTCTGCCGGCGCGCCGATGGTCCCTTGTACAAAGGAACCGTTTGGCCCGGCCTCTGCCACTTCCCGGACTTTACCCGCGAAGACGTCCGCACTTGGTGGGCCGGCCTGTTCCAGGGGCTTATTGCCGAAACCGGGGTTAAAGGCGTCTGGAATGACATGAACGAACCCGCCGTTTTTGAGATTGGCACCTTCCCTAATGACGTGCGCCATTACTTTGACGGCGAACCTTGCAGCCACCGCAAGGCCCATAACATCTATGGCATGCAGATGGCCCGCGCCACCTATGACGGCGTAAAGAACCACGCCTACCCTAACCGCCCCTTCACCATTACCCGCTCTGGCTACGCAGGTGTGCAACGCTACGCCTCCGGCTGGACGGGAGATAACATTGCCTCCTGGGACCATCTGTGGCTGGCCAACATCCAATGCCAGCGCCTGAGCATCTCAGGTATGTCTTTTATTGGCTCAGACATTGGTGGCTTTATTGAGACCCCAGACGGGGAACTATACATCAGGTGGTTGCAGCTGGGTATTTTCCACCCTTTCTGCCGTACTCATTCCTCCGGTGACCACGGGGACCAGGAGCCCTGGTCGTTTGGCGAGCCCTTTACCTCACTGGCCCGCAAGTTCATAGAGCTGCGCTACCAACTGCTGCCCTACCTGTACACCACCTTCTGGCAGTACACCTCCCGCGGCACGCCTATGTTAAGGCCCCTGTCGTTCCTGGACCAAACCGATCTGGAGTGTTACCACCGCATGGCCGAATTCACCTTAGGCGACCATGTGCTGTTATGCCCTATCACGCAACCCAAGGTAGAGGGCCGTATTCTTTACCTGCCTAAAGGCAATTGGTATAATTTCTGGACCGATGAAATGGTGGCCGGCAAAGGAGAAATCTGGGCCGATGCGCCGCTGGACAAAGTGCCTATGTTCATTAGAGCGGGGTCCGTGATTCCTTTTTACCCGGTACAGCAGTACGTGGGGGAACTGGAGAACCCACCGGTAACCTTGCACGTGTATTACGGCACCCAACCCTGCGTAAGTGAGTTGTATGAAGACGGCGGCGAAGGCTATGGCTACGCCGAGGGTGGTTTCCAGCACAAGGTCTTCCTAACCGAAACCACTTCGGGCACTTTCAGACTGAATCAGAAAATAAACGGTGCCGGCGTTAACGCTAACCCTTATTATAGCCTGATTATTCATGGTCTGCCTGCCCCTACCGCTCAGGTGTTGGTAGACGGACAGCCTATGGCTTGGGAGGTAGTGGATGGAATAAACCTGCTGCACTTAACCGTTCCTGCAGGTTTCCAGGAAATTGAGTTTCATCCGGTTCCGGTAGCTTAA
- a CDS encoding acyl-CoA thioesterase, producing MSIIYEGHVIWAQVDANMHLRHSAYADFAAQARIAMMATLGLDFKTFQQLHLGPILFREELQYLREVGINDTIHIKSLLTKVREDGSRWSIRHLLYRGDGIKAAIINVDGAWIDLLKRKLVPLPKDLAAKFLTLPRAEDFQLE from the coding sequence ATGAGCATTATTTATGAAGGGCATGTCATCTGGGCCCAGGTAGACGCCAACATGCACCTCCGTCATTCGGCGTACGCCGATTTTGCGGCCCAGGCCCGTATTGCCATGATGGCCACTTTGGGTCTTGATTTTAAAACCTTCCAACAGCTGCACCTGGGGCCTATTCTGTTCAGGGAAGAGTTGCAGTACCTACGCGAAGTAGGGATCAATGACACCATCCATATCAAATCCTTACTGACCAAGGTGCGGGAAGACGGCTCCCGGTGGAGCATCCGGCACCTTCTTTACCGGGGCGACGGGATCAAGGCAGCCATCATAAATGTGGACGGCGCCTGGATTGACCTGCTTAAAAGAAAACTGGTGCCTTTGCCCAAAGACCTGGCCGCGAAGTTTTTAACGCTGCCCAGGGCAGAGGATTTCCAACTGGAATAA
- a CDS encoding glycosyltransferase, translating to MRQTTAASPHLVEIAWEACNQVGGIYTVIRSKVSAMIEYWGDQYCLVGPFFPQQAANEFEPTEDYSDVFGKAVLELRAQGVECYYGTWLVTGRPKIVLINPYSAFGQLNEIKYFLWENHKIPTSNEDLLHQVLAFGHQVKQFLAIVAQKAQVVAHFHEWMVGSAIPDLRREQVPVKIVFTTHATLLGRYLAMNDPNFYDQLTAVDWQKEAKNFNIEPAVSIERAAAHGAHVFTTVSEVTVRECIYLLDRIPDTVLPNGLNIRRFTAMHEFQNLHLTYKKKIHQFVMGHFFQSFPFNLDKTLYFFTSGRFEYRNKGFDLTLEALARLNHRMKEAKSDMTVVMFFVTKQSFHSINPGVLHSKALMEEIQETCKAIEDQVGERLFYDAAASTDYRLPSLNDYVDDYWKLRYRRTIQSWKTHQLPPVVTHNLVNDQTDEILHFLRTSNLINNADDRVKVVYHPDFISPINPLFGLEYGQFVRGCHLGVFPSYYEPWGYTPLECVASGIPAVTSDLSGFGDYVKKHVKKYSEKGIYVIDRHDRGFDESAEQLTEHLFDYVEMSRRERITQRNKVESLSEMFDWKKLLVHYERAYQLALGVPQE from the coding sequence ATGAGACAAACAACTGCTGCTTCTCCCCATTTAGTGGAAATTGCCTGGGAAGCATGTAACCAGGTAGGGGGCATCTACACGGTGATTCGTTCCAAAGTATCTGCCATGATTGAATACTGGGGCGACCAGTATTGCCTGGTAGGTCCTTTCTTTCCGCAGCAGGCCGCCAATGAATTTGAGCCCACTGAAGATTACTCAGACGTGTTCGGGAAAGCGGTGCTGGAACTCAGGGCCCAAGGCGTGGAATGCTATTACGGCACCTGGTTGGTTACCGGCCGCCCAAAAATTGTATTGATCAACCCGTACAGCGCCTTTGGTCAGTTAAATGAGATCAAGTATTTCCTCTGGGAAAACCATAAAATCCCTACCTCCAATGAGGACTTGTTGCACCAGGTGCTTGCGTTTGGGCATCAGGTAAAACAGTTTCTGGCTATTGTGGCCCAAAAGGCCCAGGTGGTGGCCCACTTCCATGAGTGGATGGTGGGCTCGGCTATCCCGGATTTGCGGAGGGAGCAGGTGCCCGTAAAGATTGTGTTCACCACCCACGCCACCTTGCTGGGCCGGTACCTGGCCATGAACGACCCCAATTTCTATGACCAACTCACCGCCGTAGACTGGCAGAAAGAGGCCAAGAATTTCAACATTGAACCGGCGGTGTCTATTGAAAGGGCCGCCGCCCACGGGGCGCATGTGTTCACCACGGTGAGCGAGGTGACGGTGCGCGAGTGTATTTACCTACTGGACCGCATCCCGGATACCGTCTTGCCCAATGGCTTGAACATCAGGCGGTTTACCGCCATGCACGAGTTTCAGAACCTGCACCTCACCTATAAAAAGAAAATCCACCAGTTTGTGATGGGGCACTTCTTCCAGAGTTTCCCCTTCAACCTGGACAAGACGCTCTACTTCTTTACCTCAGGCCGGTTTGAGTACCGCAATAAAGGGTTTGACCTGACCCTGGAGGCCCTGGCCCGCCTGAACCACCGCATGAAGGAGGCTAAAAGCGACATGACCGTGGTCATGTTCTTTGTGACCAAGCAATCGTTCCATTCTATAAACCCGGGTGTGCTTCATAGCAAGGCCCTCATGGAGGAAATCCAGGAAACGTGTAAGGCCATTGAAGACCAGGTAGGGGAAAGGCTCTTTTATGATGCCGCCGCCAGTACAGACTACCGGCTGCCTTCTTTGAATGATTACGTAGACGATTACTGGAAACTGCGCTACCGCCGTACCATTCAGTCCTGGAAAACGCACCAACTGCCGCCAGTGGTCACCCACAACCTGGTCAATGACCAAACCGATGAGATCCTGCATTTCCTGCGCACCTCCAACCTCATCAACAACGCCGATGACCGGGTGAAGGTGGTGTACCACCCGGACTTCATTTCGCCCATCAACCCCTTGTTTGGATTAGAGTATGGGCAGTTTGTGCGGGGTTGCCATTTGGGCGTGTTCCCCAGCTACTATGAGCCTTGGGGCTATACGCCGCTGGAGTGCGTAGCCAGCGGGATTCCGGCGGTCACCAGTGACTTGTCCGGCTTCGGGGATTACGTGAAGAAACACGTGAAAAAGTACTCAGAGAAAGGTATTTATGTGATTGACCGCCATGACCGCGGCTTTGATGAATCTGCGGAACAGCTTACCGAGCACCTCTTTGATTACGTGGAGATGAGCCGCCGCGAGCGCATTACCCAGCGGAACAAAGTAGAGAGCCTGTCTGAGATGTTTGACTGGAAAAAACTGCTAGTGCACTATGAGCGGGCCTACCAACTGGCCCTGGGCGTTCCGCAGGAATAG
- a CDS encoding c-type cytochrome, producing the protein MKKITLSLSCLALFSAVTLGIASIDTAYANSGAITESTVLMPQATKAKPKIAAKTNAKANETFEKGQKLIAASDCGTCHKIDKKLIGPAYIDVAKKYPSKKENFDYLAHKIIKGGKGVWGQIPMAPHPGISEADAKEMAKYILSLNK; encoded by the coding sequence ATGAAAAAAATTACCCTTTCGCTTAGCTGTCTTGCTTTGTTCTCTGCTGTTACCCTGGGTATAGCCTCCATTGATACCGCGTATGCCAACTCTGGCGCTATTACCGAAAGCACAGTGCTTATGCCCCAGGCCACCAAGGCAAAGCCTAAAATCGCGGCCAAGACAAACGCAAAAGCCAATGAGACCTTTGAGAAAGGCCAGAAATTGATAGCGGCCTCAGACTGCGGGACCTGCCATAAAATTGACAAAAAACTAATTGGGCCGGCCTATATAGATGTGGCAAAAAAGTACCCGTCTAAAAAAGAGAACTTTGATTACCTGGCTCACAAGATCATTAAAGGAGGAAAAGGTGTGTGGGGGCAGATCCCGATGGCGCCGCACCCCGGTATCAGTGAGGCAGATGCCAAGGAAATGGCCAAATACATTCTTTCCCTGAACAAGTAA